Proteins from one Geomonas agri genomic window:
- a CDS encoding glycosyltransferase: MNASDRPQRKTGSTTPITECMVMAGEPGKFLLLLACEKNGVQHKGALSLPYTASLAPLTLAHRASGEQVTVTPEQIKDFLSYGYDFDTESEIYAAGRRTGERPRVAFLINDPTYMGGGTIVFCRYINWLADMGVEVTLYTEGPLPSWTTINARIRSIPDFKERYAAVSEPVVIAFSVWYIPYFLCHNDTRGKRIYHLCQGAEEFHFCTETTDLMRPLPVFDLLNTLPVGRIVVSPSLQRYFQDKYGQQPLLINNGIDLELFSPGARRQVGAAWTVMVNGNPGDELKGVATVREALAMVARRRSDRRFTLVNVCGAQPELCPPLDTAFTCEIVHGLTPGEMRDRYRTADVYVNASRYEGFGLPSIEAMACGTPVIQADNHGLDGVVEDGRDCLMVPPGSPAALATALERLLDDGELCERLAKNGRATAGHFSLASQHRMLAEAFSTITGTTLTGEAHAFAGASPAPLFSVMVPCYNQASFLVQALDSLIAQSYPNWEAVVVNDGSSDDTAQVMADYAARDPRVRPFHKENGGVASALNRAVAEARGEWICWLSSDDLFLPDKLALHLEEMGRDPGARLLQTNYLVLYDESGATVPSSIDTARFIPPVAEQVVRFFQINYYNGISVAVHRSVFETVGGFNEAYRYGQDFDFWLRASARFRSRFLDRATCVTRIHPGQGTNLFTEAGIYDSARAALEFLNSHEFADIFPCYDLSQVEQALAAVAAVSAVLASADSFLGRCGYRPALADRLGQWLMEAAPTEAHEEVRALWHGAQGSYRALLQRALGPVAKGYRPHDALGALENELEQVRKRGNLQEERAMVRYLAMVRELNTQQGASMNPDQKAARVPFFSVLIPTYNQAAFLPAALESLLAQTFDDWEAVIVNDGSTDDTAAVMERCAAGEPRFRCFTQDNGGVGAALNTALAQARGRWICWLSSDDLFEPDKLAVHRAAIEAYPETAFFFTHFYYLDDNTGEKSAPELWNPVPQPQFQVARFFLGPYVHGNSVAVRRDVFDRVGSFDASLRNGQDFDMWLRISARFPSLFIDSRTCVTRWHKGQSTNAFPEAGFYDSARALAQFINHHDFRQLFPLLDLSSVGDAVQAVQETLNVSLSPGAVMHRCGPSTALLERLHEWLDCHAPAEIAASLRPQIVAVAASAAQSGADPELVAAIRDFGHPYPQGYRFAPQDFKARAEAFQARVAQAGEAAAASSLAKYIQALPAPAPHAPAANHGTSGTEASLRILFYYAGLHNSARPFAGSSNVTVQLARQLAAKDPACSVTLTGDHVTSREETGGGVLVPLPPPAERAAFLHSFDVVVFATHLGSFGNIVKPAAQRWILHQHCWDLNPAERTRLEDFDLVIGLTQGQKRRFEEQGVPSSRLAVLANAIDTDFFSPRPVPRKPHSVMFSGAVVPHKGVHILLQAFTSVRAQFPDAELHVYGNAAMWREDAGYERELMASAPEGTYFHGAVANNEMPEIYSSHSVLCLPSQLESFGLVTVEAQACGCVPIVNEAGGMPETVQNRITGLVYTPNQPDVLAAHIVAAFQSLDADPAIRQRCVDFARQMFRLEDQGARFQKLVRALAQGEAVAVQDSELDRIIAPEVKNDELYHLITELAQAADIRTVLEIGSSAGGGSTEAFVAGLAANPGDARLFCMEVSRARFKELSRRYADRGFVKCYNTSSVPLRAFATPDDVEGFYHSTRTNLNQYPLAQILGWLQQDIDYVAGAGFDQDGIRLIQQENGIEHFDMVLIDGSEFTGEAELERVYGARWLILDDVNAYKNYVNYHRLKKDPTYELYRENWQLRNGYAVFRKKEDELPVHFFTIVLNGMPFIRYHADVFRTLPFKWHWHIVEGVADLVHDTAWSVQLGGKISDAFHSGGRSIDGTTEYLDKLKRLFPEQVTVYRKPEGKFWHGKLEMVQAPVANLPEHCLLWQVDVDEFWTAAQLSKARERFLANPEKTAALYWCHFFVGPRLVVGSRNCYSQNPAMEWLRTWRYTKGCQWIAHEPPRLHRPLPDGGSVDLACIDPFLHGETEREGIVFQHFAYVLPEQLRFKETYYGYRGALACWQRLQEQKRFPLLLRDYFPWVCDQTTVVPVEEKGIVPIELPVTPAPQLPVTVVDGVFYQMNMTGIARVWTSLLIQWAGTDFGRSLVVLDRAGTAPRVPGIRYRSVPCYEAGDWDRTMLQTVCDDEGADVFVSTYYSTPLTTPSLFLAHDMIPEFTDCYDLSDAQWQEKHHAINRASAFVAVSRSTARDLVKLYPNLEDHVVVAHNGIDHDTFAPAPEEEVQAFRRRHGLDKPYFLFVGMRQAYKNGLLPLHALKKLPDPGAFTLLYVGGVGVLEPEVKALARNLDVRLAKLSDRELICAYSGAAALLYPSTYEGFGLPILEAMACRCPVITCQNSSIPEVAGAAALYVSPTDPGELSAAMMQVTTPEVRQHLVHLGSRQVAKFSWKKMADIIRGVICSTFPARGGGNRTREDATAPAVTRQCTPQPHEGTRCHSMAK; this comes from the coding sequence ATGAACGCCAGTGACAGGCCGCAGCGGAAAACCGGATCGACCACCCCGATCACGGAGTGCATGGTCATGGCCGGGGAACCGGGGAAGTTCCTACTGCTGCTCGCCTGCGAAAAAAACGGGGTACAGCACAAGGGCGCCCTCTCGCTCCCCTACACCGCAAGCCTCGCACCCCTTACCCTCGCGCATCGTGCCAGCGGCGAACAGGTGACGGTCACCCCGGAGCAGATCAAGGATTTCCTGAGCTACGGCTATGATTTCGACACCGAATCCGAGATCTATGCCGCGGGACGACGGACGGGGGAGCGGCCACGGGTGGCCTTCCTGATCAACGATCCCACCTACATGGGTGGCGGGACCATCGTGTTCTGCCGCTACATAAACTGGCTGGCAGACATGGGGGTCGAGGTGACCCTCTACACCGAAGGCCCCCTCCCCTCCTGGACCACTATCAATGCCCGCATCCGCAGCATCCCGGACTTCAAGGAGCGCTACGCCGCGGTGAGCGAACCGGTCGTCATCGCCTTTTCGGTCTGGTACATCCCCTACTTCCTGTGCCACAACGACACCCGCGGCAAGCGCATCTACCACCTGTGCCAGGGCGCCGAGGAATTCCACTTCTGCACCGAGACTACCGATCTCATGCGCCCGTTGCCGGTGTTCGACCTCCTGAACACCCTCCCGGTGGGACGCATCGTCGTGTCGCCCAGTCTGCAGCGGTACTTCCAGGACAAGTACGGCCAGCAGCCCCTGCTCATCAACAACGGCATCGACCTCGAACTCTTTAGCCCCGGCGCACGCCGCCAGGTGGGAGCAGCCTGGACGGTCATGGTGAACGGCAACCCCGGTGACGAGCTGAAAGGGGTGGCTACGGTGCGCGAGGCGCTCGCCATGGTCGCCCGGCGTCGATCGGACCGGAGGTTCACCCTGGTGAACGTCTGCGGTGCACAACCTGAGCTCTGCCCCCCACTGGATACGGCCTTTACCTGCGAGATCGTGCACGGGCTTACCCCCGGGGAGATGCGCGACCGCTACCGTACCGCCGACGTCTACGTGAACGCCTCCCGCTACGAGGGGTTCGGCCTGCCGAGCATCGAGGCGATGGCCTGCGGCACCCCGGTGATCCAGGCTGACAACCACGGCCTCGACGGTGTGGTCGAGGACGGCCGCGACTGCCTCATGGTCCCCCCCGGCTCGCCGGCGGCGCTGGCAACCGCGCTGGAGCGGCTTCTTGACGACGGGGAACTGTGCGAGCGGCTGGCGAAAAACGGTCGCGCCACCGCCGGGCATTTCTCTTTGGCCAGCCAGCACCGGATGCTGGCCGAGGCCTTCAGCACCATCACCGGCACCACGCTGACAGGGGAAGCCCACGCCTTTGCCGGCGCATCCCCCGCACCGCTTTTTTCCGTCATGGTCCCCTGCTATAACCAAGCGTCTTTCCTGGTACAGGCCCTGGACAGCCTGATCGCCCAGAGCTACCCGAACTGGGAAGCGGTGGTTGTGAACGACGGGTCCAGCGACGACACGGCCCAGGTCATGGCCGACTACGCGGCCAGGGACCCGCGCGTTCGCCCCTTCCACAAGGAAAACGGCGGGGTCGCCTCGGCGCTGAACCGGGCTGTTGCCGAAGCCCGCGGCGAATGGATCTGCTGGCTCTCCTCCGATGACCTGTTCCTGCCGGACAAGCTCGCCCTCCACCTCGAGGAAATGGGCCGCGACCCCGGGGCACGCCTGTTGCAAACCAACTACCTGGTACTGTACGACGAAAGCGGCGCCACCGTTCCGTCCTCGATCGATACGGCACGCTTCATCCCGCCGGTGGCGGAGCAGGTGGTCCGGTTCTTCCAGATCAACTACTACAACGGCATCAGCGTCGCCGTGCACAGATCCGTCTTCGAGACAGTGGGAGGCTTCAACGAGGCGTACCGCTACGGTCAGGACTTTGACTTCTGGCTGCGTGCATCGGCGCGCTTTCGTTCCCGTTTCCTGGATCGCGCGACGTGCGTCACCCGCATCCATCCCGGGCAGGGGACGAACCTCTTTACCGAGGCGGGCATCTACGACTCTGCCAGGGCCGCGCTTGAATTTCTCAACAGCCACGAGTTCGCCGACATCTTCCCCTGCTACGACCTGTCCCAGGTCGAACAGGCGCTCGCCGCGGTGGCCGCGGTCAGCGCCGTCCTCGCCAGCGCCGATTCCTTCCTGGGGCGCTGCGGCTACCGCCCCGCCCTCGCGGACCGGCTGGGACAGTGGCTCATGGAAGCGGCACCCACGGAAGCGCACGAAGAAGTCCGCGCCCTCTGGCACGGCGCGCAAGGGAGCTACCGGGCACTGCTGCAACGGGCACTCGGCCCGGTAGCGAAGGGGTACCGCCCCCACGATGCCCTCGGCGCGCTGGAAAACGAACTGGAGCAGGTCAGAAAGCGGGGGAACCTGCAGGAAGAGCGGGCGATGGTCCGCTATCTCGCCATGGTGCGGGAACTGAACACGCAACAAGGAGCATCCATGAACCCCGACCAGAAGGCGGCCCGGGTGCCGTTTTTCTCCGTACTGATCCCGACTTACAACCAGGCCGCATTCCTGCCGGCGGCCCTTGAGAGCCTCCTGGCACAAACGTTTGATGACTGGGAGGCGGTCATCGTCAACGATGGCTCCACCGACGACACCGCGGCCGTCATGGAGCGCTGCGCGGCGGGCGAACCCCGCTTCCGGTGCTTCACCCAGGACAACGGCGGTGTGGGCGCCGCCCTGAACACGGCCCTCGCGCAAGCCCGTGGCAGATGGATCTGCTGGCTCTCCTCGGACGATCTCTTCGAGCCGGACAAGCTCGCCGTGCACCGTGCCGCCATCGAGGCGTATCCGGAGACCGCCTTCTTCTTCACCCATTTCTACTACCTGGACGACAACACCGGGGAAAAAAGCGCCCCCGAGCTCTGGAACCCAGTGCCACAGCCCCAGTTCCAGGTGGCGCGCTTCTTCCTTGGCCCCTACGTGCACGGCAACAGCGTCGCGGTGCGGCGCGACGTCTTCGACCGGGTCGGCAGCTTCGATGCCTCGCTGCGCAACGGCCAGGACTTCGACATGTGGCTGCGCATCAGCGCCCGCTTCCCCTCGCTCTTCATCGACAGCCGCACCTGCGTCACCAGGTGGCACAAGGGGCAGTCCACCAACGCCTTCCCCGAGGCGGGGTTCTACGACTCGGCGCGTGCCCTGGCGCAGTTTATCAACCACCACGACTTCCGGCAGCTTTTCCCGCTCCTGGATCTCTCCTCCGTCGGAGATGCGGTACAGGCGGTGCAGGAGACGCTCAACGTATCCCTCTCCCCCGGCGCGGTGATGCACCGCTGCGGCCCGTCGACGGCCCTCCTGGAGCGGCTGCACGAGTGGCTCGACTGCCACGCCCCGGCAGAGATCGCGGCCTCGTTGCGCCCGCAGATCGTCGCCGTCGCCGCCAGCGCTGCACAGTCCGGAGCCGACCCGGAACTGGTCGCGGCAATAAGGGACTTCGGGCATCCCTACCCGCAGGGGTACCGCTTCGCTCCCCAGGACTTCAAGGCGCGGGCCGAGGCGTTCCAGGCAAGGGTCGCACAGGCAGGAGAAGCTGCCGCAGCGTCAAGCCTGGCGAAGTACATCCAGGCCCTGCCGGCACCCGCTCCCCACGCGCCGGCAGCCAACCACGGCACCAGCGGCACTGAAGCTTCGCTGCGCATCCTCTTTTACTACGCAGGGCTGCACAACTCGGCGCGGCCTTTTGCCGGTAGCAGCAACGTCACCGTACAACTTGCCCGGCAGCTCGCCGCAAAAGATCCCGCCTGCAGCGTGACACTCACCGGCGACCACGTCACCTCCAGGGAAGAGACGGGTGGGGGCGTGCTAGTCCCGCTGCCTCCCCCCGCGGAACGGGCGGCCTTTCTGCACAGCTTCGATGTCGTCGTTTTCGCCACGCACCTGGGCAGCTTCGGCAACATCGTCAAGCCCGCGGCACAGCGCTGGATACTGCACCAGCACTGCTGGGATCTCAACCCCGCGGAGCGCACCCGGCTCGAGGATTTCGACCTGGTCATCGGCCTCACCCAGGGACAGAAACGGCGCTTCGAAGAGCAGGGGGTTCCCTCATCCCGGTTAGCCGTCCTCGCCAACGCCATCGACACGGACTTCTTCTCGCCGCGCCCGGTGCCGAGAAAGCCGCACTCGGTCATGTTCAGCGGGGCCGTTGTGCCGCACAAGGGAGTGCACATACTGCTGCAGGCCTTCACCTCGGTGCGCGCCCAGTTCCCGGACGCGGAACTGCACGTCTACGGCAACGCCGCCATGTGGCGCGAGGATGCAGGCTACGAGCGCGAGCTGATGGCCTCAGCACCGGAAGGCACCTACTTCCACGGCGCGGTCGCCAACAACGAGATGCCGGAGATCTACTCGAGCCACAGCGTGCTGTGCCTCCCGTCCCAGTTGGAAAGCTTCGGGCTGGTGACCGTCGAGGCCCAGGCATGCGGCTGCGTCCCCATCGTGAACGAGGCCGGGGGGATGCCCGAGACGGTGCAAAACCGCATCACCGGCCTGGTCTACACCCCGAACCAACCCGACGTGCTGGCGGCGCACATCGTCGCCGCGTTTCAGTCCCTCGACGCCGACCCTGCCATCCGGCAGAGGTGTGTCGACTTCGCGCGACAGATGTTCCGCCTGGAGGACCAGGGGGCAAGGTTCCAAAAGCTGGTCCGGGCGCTGGCCCAAGGGGAAGCGGTGGCCGTGCAGGACTCGGAACTGGACCGGATCATCGCCCCCGAGGTGAAAAACGACGAACTCTACCACCTGATCACCGAACTGGCACAGGCCGCCGACATCCGGACCGTGCTGGAGATCGGCTCCTCCGCTGGCGGGGGGAGCACGGAGGCCTTCGTCGCGGGCCTTGCCGCCAACCCCGGCGATGCGCGCCTTTTCTGCATGGAGGTATCCCGCGCCCGGTTCAAGGAGCTGAGCCGGCGCTATGCCGACCGCGGCTTCGTCAAATGCTACAACACATCCTCGGTCCCCCTGCGTGCCTTCGCCACGCCGGACGATGTCGAGGGCTTTTACCACTCGACCCGTACCAACCTCAACCAGTACCCACTAGCACAGATTCTCGGTTGGCTCCAGCAGGACATCGACTACGTGGCCGGCGCCGGCTTCGACCAGGACGGGATCAGGCTGATCCAGCAGGAAAACGGCATCGAGCACTTCGACATGGTGCTCATCGACGGCTCCGAGTTCACCGGCGAGGCGGAACTGGAGCGGGTGTACGGCGCCCGCTGGCTGATCCTGGACGACGTCAACGCCTATAAGAATTACGTGAACTACCACCGGCTCAAAAAGGACCCGACCTACGAGCTCTACCGCGAAAACTGGCAGCTCAGAAACGGCTATGCCGTCTTCAGGAAAAAGGAAGACGAGCTCCCGGTCCACTTCTTCACCATCGTGTTGAACGGCATGCCGTTCATCCGCTACCACGCCGACGTGTTCAGGACGCTCCCCTTCAAATGGCACTGGCACATCGTGGAAGGGGTCGCCGACCTCGTGCACGACACCGCCTGGTCGGTACAGCTGGGGGGGAAGATCTCCGATGCCTTCCACAGCGGCGGGCGCAGCATCGACGGTACCACCGAGTACCTGGACAAGCTCAAGCGGCTCTTCCCGGAGCAGGTTACCGTCTACCGCAAGCCGGAGGGAAAATTCTGGCACGGGAAACTGGAGATGGTACAGGCCCCGGTGGCAAACCTCCCGGAGCACTGCCTGTTGTGGCAGGTGGACGTGGATGAATTCTGGACCGCGGCACAGCTCAGCAAGGCACGGGAACGCTTCCTGGCCAACCCCGAAAAGACCGCAGCCTTGTACTGGTGCCACTTCTTCGTTGGTCCGCGCCTCGTGGTAGGCAGCCGCAACTGCTACAGCCAAAACCCCGCCATGGAATGGCTCAGGACCTGGCGCTACACCAAGGGGTGCCAATGGATCGCCCACGAGCCGCCACGCCTGCACCGCCCCCTCCCCGACGGCGGCTCCGTTGATCTCGCCTGCATCGATCCCTTCCTGCACGGCGAGACTGAGCGGGAAGGGATCGTGTTCCAGCATTTCGCCTACGTCCTGCCGGAGCAGCTCCGGTTCAAGGAAACCTACTACGGCTACCGGGGCGCGCTCGCCTGCTGGCAGCGCCTCCAGGAGCAAAAGCGCTTCCCCCTCCTGCTCAGGGACTACTTCCCCTGGGTCTGCGACCAGACCACGGTGGTTCCGGTCGAAGAAAAGGGAATCGTGCCCATCGAGCTCCCGGTGACGCCCGCCCCGCAGCTGCCGGTCACCGTGGTGGACGGCGTCTTTTACCAGATGAACATGACGGGGATCGCCCGGGTCTGGACCTCGCTCCTCATCCAATGGGCCGGGACCGACTTCGGCCGGTCACTGGTGGTGCTGGACCGGGCGGGGACCGCGCCGAGGGTGCCGGGCATCCGCTACCGCAGCGTCCCGTGCTACGAGGCGGGGGATTGGGACCGGACCATGCTGCAGACGGTGTGCGACGACGAGGGGGCCGACGTCTTCGTTTCCACCTACTACTCGACGCCGCTCACCACGCCATCGCTGTTTCTGGCCCACGACATGATTCCAGAATTCACCGACTGCTACGACCTGTCCGACGCCCAGTGGCAGGAGAAGCACCATGCCATCAACCGCGCCTCCGCCTTCGTGGCCGTTTCCCGCAGTACCGCGAGGGACCTCGTGAAGCTCTACCCCAACCTCGAAGATCACGTGGTGGTGGCGCACAACGGCATCGACCACGACACCTTCGCGCCGGCCCCGGAGGAGGAGGTACAGGCCTTCCGCAGGCGCCACGGACTGGACAAGCCCTACTTCCTCTTCGTCGGCATGCGCCAGGCATACAAGAACGGGTTGCTCCCCCTGCACGCGCTCAAAAAGCTCCCGGACCCGGGCGCCTTCACCCTGCTGTACGTCGGCGGAGTGGGGGTGCTGGAGCCGGAAGTGAAAGCGCTGGCGCGGAATCTGGACGTGCGGCTGGCAAAGCTCAGCGACCGGGAACTCATCTGCGCCTACAGCGGTGCCGCGGCACTGCTCTATCCCTCGACCTATGAAGGTTTCGGCCTCCCTATCCTCGAGGCCATGGCCTGCCGCTGCCCGGTCATCACCTGCCAAAACTCGTCCATACCCGAGGTAGCCGGCGCCGCTGCGCTGTACGTATCGCCGACCGACCCCGGTGAACTGTCCGCCGCCATGATGCAAGTCACCACTCCCGAAGTCCGGCAGCACCTGGTCCACCTGGGGAGCCGACAGGTGGCCAAGTTCTCCTGGAAGAAGATGGCGGACATCATCAGGGGGGTGATCTGCAGCACGTTCCCGGCGCGGGGGGGCGGCAACCGCACCCGGGAGGACGCAACCGCACCGGCCGTCACACGACAGTGCACGCCTCAACCGCACGAGGGAACCAGATGCCACAGCATGGCAAAGTAG
- a CDS encoding glycosyltransferase family 2 protein — translation MSGAPRISVVVPSYNYARYLEVCLESILSQRYPNLELIVLDGGSTDGTVELLQRYDMHIAYWRSHKDAGQYAAIEEGLNRASGEIMTWLNADDMFHPGAFDAVGRIFAQCAEVEWLMGRPNSFDEQGRQKHVLTYLPLNSRAKYLADEEFIQQEGVFWRRALWERSGAYIDKTLPLAADLELWARFFRSARLFSVDQLLAGFRDHPLQKSKDKAGYTTEADRVLARERELFAAEKTPFNPPAPLPILIQGDRVIL, via the coding sequence GTGAGCGGAGCCCCACGCATCTCAGTGGTGGTTCCCTCCTACAACTACGCCCGCTACCTTGAGGTGTGCCTCGAATCGATCCTGTCCCAGCGTTACCCCAACCTGGAACTGATCGTCCTCGACGGGGGGTCCACCGACGGCACGGTTGAACTCCTGCAACGCTACGACATGCACATTGCCTACTGGCGCAGCCACAAGGATGCCGGGCAGTACGCCGCTATCGAGGAGGGGCTGAACCGCGCCAGCGGCGAGATCATGACCTGGTTGAACGCCGACGACATGTTCCACCCCGGCGCCTTCGACGCCGTCGGCCGCATCTTCGCGCAGTGCGCCGAGGTCGAGTGGCTCATGGGGCGCCCCAACAGCTTCGACGAGCAGGGGAGGCAAAAGCACGTCCTCACCTACCTGCCGCTCAACTCGCGCGCCAAGTACCTGGCGGATGAGGAGTTCATCCAGCAGGAGGGGGTGTTCTGGCGCCGCGCGCTTTGGGAGAGAAGCGGGGCCTACATCGACAAGACCCTGCCGCTGGCAGCCGACCTGGAGCTGTGGGCCCGATTCTTCAGGAGCGCGCGCCTGTTCTCGGTCGACCAGTTGCTCGCCGGGTTCCGCGACCACCCGCTGCAGAAATCCAAGGACAAGGCTGGCTACACCACCGAGGCGGACCGGGTGCTGGCCCGCGAGCGCGAGCTCTTCGCCGCCGAAAAGACACCTTTCAACCCACCGGCGCCGCTCCCCATCCTGATCCAGGGCGACCGGGTGATCCTGTGA